The DNA region TTCAATTCTCCCGCGCGTTGCGTAAAGCGATAATTTTCTTGATAGTCAACAGGACAATCAATCACCGCCGGAACATCTTGCGCCAACGCTGTTTTCAAAATAGGAATAAAATCAATTGTCGCTTCAACGCGATAGCCTTTGAGTCCCATGCTTTCCGCTAATTTTACAAAATCAGGATTACCAAAATGGACAAAAGAAGAACTGCCAAATTGATTGCGCTGCTTCCATTCAATTAAGCCATAACCACCGTCATTAAAAATTAAAGTGACAAATGGCGTACCAACGCGCAAAGCAGTTTCTAACTCTTGGCAGTTCATCATAAAACCACCATCACCTGTCGCTGCAACAATTTTGCGATGAGGATAAATAAGTTTCGCCGCTACCGCGCCAGGAATGGCGATTCCCATCGCCGCAAAGCCATTAGAAATTAAACACGTATTTGGGCGATCGCAATGATAATGTCGTGCAATCCACATCTTATGCGCCCCGACATCTGAAATCACAACATCTTCCGGTCCCATCACTTGGCGCAAGTCATAGATGAGTTTTTGGGGTTTAATTGGAAAGCCATCATCGTTAGCATATTGTTCGTAATCAGCGCGGATATCTGCGCGTAATTCTAAGGCATAAGGATCGGGTTTATCGTCGCGGTCTGCGCGTTTTAAAATTTCGTATAACGAATCCGAAATATCGCCAACAACTTCAACCAGAGGAATATAACTACTATCAATTTCTGCGGGAGTTTCACCAATATGAACAATTGGGATTTTACCATCAGGATTCCATTTTTTCGGGGAATACTCGATTAAATCATAGCCAATTGCAATAACTAAATCAGTATTATCAAAACCACAATTAATATAATCGCGTTGTTGCAAACCCACTGACCATAGTGCTAGTGGGTGCTTATAAGGAATCACGCCTTTCCCCATAAAAGTATTAGCAACCGGAATATTTAGTTGTGTAGCAAACTCAGTGACAGCTTCACTTGCATCAGCACGAATCGCGCCGTTACCAACGAGAATAATCGGGTTATGTGCATTGGAAATCGCTGTTGCTGCCTCAGTAATACTATGAAACGCCGCGTATGTTCTTTCTAATTTGTCCGTCTTTAAAGGATTACCTGTAGCGGGCATTGCGGCAATATTTTCTGGTAAATCAATATGAACCGCACCAGGTTTTTCACTTTGCGATCGCTTAAAAGCTTTCCGGACAATTTCGGGTGTATTACTAGGACGAACAATTTGCGTATTCCACTTTGTTACAGGGGCGAACATTGCCACTAAATCTAAATACTGGTGGGCTTCGATGTGCATTTGATCCGTTCCCACTTGTCCTGTAATTGCTACCAAGGGCGCACCATCTAAATTCGCGTCAGCAACTCCTGTCATCAAATTCGTCGCCCCAGGACCTAATGTCGAAAGACACACTCCCGCTTTTCCAGTTAAGCGTCCGTAGACGTCTGCCATAAACGCTGCACCTTGTTCGTGCCGCGTTGTGATAAATTGGATTGAAGAATTTTTCAGCGCTTCGAGGACGTGTAAATTCTCTTCTCCTGGCAAGCCAAAAACGTAGCGCACGCCTTCGTTTTCTAGGCATTGCACTAATAATTCTGCTGTATTCATACATTTCTCCTTAGAAAGAGGTCAGAGGATGGGGATCAGGGGACAAATTTGAGAACAGGGAAACTAAGAAAGTCTTTAACTCAAAACTCATCCCTAGCCTCTCACCCCTCGCTCCTACCTTACCCACACTGTTTTAACATTGACAAACTCATGGATACCTTGAATGCCCAATTCTCTACCATAGCCGGAACGTTTAATTCCACCAAAGGGCATACGCGGATCGGATTTCACTAAATCATTAATAAAAACTGCACCAGCGTCTAATTCGGAAATTAGGCGATCCCGTTGGTGTGCGTCGCTAGTCCAAGCACTAGCACCCAACCCAAACGGCGTATTATTGGCAAGTTGAATCGCTGCGTCGATATCGGAAACGCGAAATAAAAGTGCCACTGGCCCAAAAAATTCTTCGTTGTATGCCGCCGAACCCGCAGAGATCTCGCTTAAAATCGTTGGTGGATAGTAGTTTCCTGGACGCGATAACGGTTTTCCCCCTACGAGAACTTTTGCGCCACTTTCAATACAATTTTGCACTTGCTGATCTAAATCTTGCAAAATTCCTGGCGTTGCCAATGGTCCAATATGGGTATCAGGATGCATCGGATCGCCCACTTTGAGCGCTTGAAAGTGTTCTATCAATAATTTCTCAAATTTGTCGGCGATCGCATCTTCAACGATAAATCGTTTAGCAGCAATACACGATTGACCATTATTAAGCATTCTTGCGGTAGTAGCCGTTGTCGCAGCTGTTTCAATGTCAGCACTTGCTAACACAATAAAGGGATCGCTACCGCCTAATTCGAGTACCGTTTTCTTTATTTGTTTGCCAGCATGGGCGGCTAAACTTGCGCCTGCGGGTTCGCTTCCGGTTAACGTTGCGGCTTTGACGCGTTCATCTTCAATCAACGCGGGTACTTTGTCAGCGCCTACTAACAACGTTTGAAAAACTCCTAGGGGAAAACCCGCACGTTGGATAATATCTTCAATGGCTAATGCGCACTGCGGTACGTTAGACGCGTGTTTGAGTACGCCTACGTTTCCTGCCATCAACGCGGGTGCTGCAAACCGAAAAACTTGCCAAAAGGGAAAATTCCACGGCATAACTGCTAAAATGATTCCTAACGGTTGATAGCGGATGAAACTCTGACTTGCGTCTGTTTTAACTGCGACATCTGCGAGAAACTCGGCGGCGTGTTCTGCGTAATAGCGACATACCAACGCGCATTTTTCAACTTCGGCGATCGCGCTTTGTAACGGTTTCCCCATCTCTAGGGTTATTAACTTCGCGTATTCCGCTTTGTGTTGTTCTAGAATCTCTGCCGCAGCCTGCATATAATGCGATCGCTCGGCAATTGACAACCAACGATACTGCTCAAAGGCTGTTTGTGCTTGCTTCAGTCTATCTGCAATTTCGGCATCGGTCAGCGGCTGAAACGTTTTCAGCGTTTCCCCTGTTGCGGGATTAATTGTAGCGATACCCATTACCTGACCTCTTTGATAAATTCATTACAGAAAATTTTTATTTTGCTCCCATAATCGCTTTTTCTGATTAAATTATCGCTTTTTTTTGTCATCTTAATTATAAAAAGATCGTGTAAAAGCTCATTGATTATTTCTGAGTAAATTTGCCTAATGTATCGAGCGTAACCATTATCAAGTGGTGATCGCAGCCTACATATAAGATATTTCAAACTTATGCTTTTACGGTTGCCAAAATGTTTAGTAGCGGGTAAGATATTAAAAAAATATTAAATAGAGTAACAAGTTGTAAAGGTAGGAAATTATGTAACTCAAAATCCTTGTATCTGTTCACGTGTAAGAACTTTAGTGCAACAGTTTATTATGTTGCATAAGTTTAAGGGATTCTCATTTTAGACATCGATTCAGTCTAAACTGAACTAAAGAAGACAAAATAAATTCAAATCGTGTTAGCTTGTCCCGCTTTTCACTCGACCCCATGCACAGAATGTAAATGAGTGGGTTAGTTATCTACGAGCCAGTCCACTGTAAGCGCCGTCTCTCGCCGCTTAGGGAGTGCCTCAAACGTGATTTTGTGAGGACTGCCTCATAGATTGAAGACCTTCCGTTTAGGGAGTAGTAAAGTTGGAAGTACTCTTAACAAGCAACAAACAGATAGTGAATCAGCCACTGGTTCTCGCAGTTGATGACGACGAAGATAGCTTATATTTAGTAACTGAAGTAGTAAAAGGTAGTAATTTATCGTGCATGACTGCCACAGATGGTAAAACGGCTTTATCATTAGCGCAGCTGTATCAGCCGAATTTAATTCTATTGGATATTTTGCTACCAGATTTGAATGGCGTCGAAGTGTTATATCATTTGAGAAGAAATCCGCAAACTCAAGATATCCCTGTGATTGCAGTGACAGCGCTAGCAAAAGAAGAAGATTGCGATCGCGTCATGGCGGCTGGTTGCGACGGTTACCTCACTAAGCCCTATATGCTAGACGACTTAGAAGATCTGATTTTCCGCTACTTGTGCTTCACCGCCGCCACAGCTTAGTTGTGGTTAAACTGGCTTAGCAGCTAAAACGACAATGATACTAGTCCGATCCGAGTCGATATTAGAACTGCCAAGCATATCTACTGCAGAGACGTCAAGAACTTCCTCGATTAATTGTTTGAGTTGTGGTTCAATAGCTTTATATAAATTCCAACCAACTTCTTGCGCTAAATCGTTTTTACGATTTTCTAAAAGGAGCCTTTCAGGTGGAGTTGTTGGATGTTCAACTATAACAGTTAAATTTTGGTTTGATAAATTGCAGACAACTTTTTCAGGTAAATGTCCTAGCAGATTAAAATATAAAGCCTGAATCTGTTGCGCTAAAATCGCCTCTAGCTGAATGCAATTGGTGGGAATATTTTCCTCCATAAACTTATCAATTAAGAAAGATATATTAATAGGAATAACGCCTCAATAAATTATCAAATTCTATTCGCATACTCAAACAGCCTAAAGACAGATAATTGCATCGAGTGATAGAAATCTAAGACATCATTTAATAATGTGGCTTTTGAGGCAATGTCAATCTATCTAGAGTCGTAAATTTTTCTGTCTAAAGATGTATTTATTTATAACAATATTGTAAAATTAGAAAGACTATATAGTCCTTTTACTAGGTTGCTATGTTCTCCGCCAACAACAGACCATTGCGAAATTGGTGGATAGACTGCGAGCCAGTCCATTGCAAGTGCTGTTTTATGCACCACTTGGGGAATGCCTCGCCGCAACGGCTACAAAAATTAGTCATACGCTTTTGCGGCTTCTCCTAAGTATGAATATGAATTTGCAAAGTTCTTCTAATAGTCCTCAGCAGGATCAGCTAAGACAACCGTTAGTCTTAGCTGTAGATGACAATGAAGACAATTTGCAGCTATTGGCACAGTTACTCATATTGATTGAGTGTTCTCACATTACGGCAACTGATGGTCAAACAGCAGTGATCATGGCACAAAATTATCAACCAAACTTGATTTTATTAGATATGATGCTGCCCGATTTGGATGGAATTGAGGTAGTATCGCGCTTAAAACAAAACCCAGAAACAATGGAAATTCCTATTGTGGCGGTGACAGCAATGGCAAGAGAAGAAGATCAGCAACGCTTTTTGCGTGCAGGATGTAAGGAATACATCAAGAAGCCCTATATTATTGAAGAACTAGAAGCAACAATTCGCCGCTGTCTTGGTTAATGAATGTTTTTATAACAAGGTAATACAGTGGACAGTTGATAATGTATAATTTAAGACATATTACGAAGTTTTGGTGTTTCTGCCAAGATCGCTACAGTAGCAGTACGACCTGTATCGAGTTTTGCATTACTTAGTAGATCGACAACACCCACTCCAACGACTTCTTCTATGATTGATTGAATTTGCGGCTTTAACGCCTCATCAATCTCGGAACGAACTTCT from Chroogloeocystis siderophila 5.2 s.c.1 includes:
- a CDS encoding acetolactate synthase large subunit, translated to MNTAELLVQCLENEGVRYVFGLPGEENLHVLEALKNSSIQFITTRHEQGAAFMADVYGRLTGKAGVCLSTLGPGATNLMTGVADANLDGAPLVAITGQVGTDQMHIEAHQYLDLVAMFAPVTKWNTQIVRPSNTPEIVRKAFKRSQSEKPGAVHIDLPENIAAMPATGNPLKTDKLERTYAAFHSITEAATAISNAHNPIILVGNGAIRADASEAVTEFATQLNIPVANTFMGKGVIPYKHPLALWSVGLQQRDYINCGFDNTDLVIAIGYDLIEYSPKKWNPDGKIPIVHIGETPAEIDSSYIPLVEVVGDISDSLYEILKRADRDDKPDPYALELRADIRADYEQYANDDGFPIKPQKLIYDLRQVMGPEDVVISDVGAHKMWIARHYHCDRPNTCLISNGFAAMGIAIPGAVAAKLIYPHRKIVAATGDGGFMMNCQELETALRVGTPFVTLIFNDGGYGLIEWKQRNQFGSSSFVHFGNPDFVKLAESMGLKGYRVEATIDFIPILKTALAQDVPAVIDCPVDYQENYRFTQRAGELNCIV
- a CDS encoding NAD-dependent succinate-semialdehyde dehydrogenase produces the protein MGIATINPATGETLKTFQPLTDAEIADRLKQAQTAFEQYRWLSIAERSHYMQAAAEILEQHKAEYAKLITLEMGKPLQSAIAEVEKCALVCRYYAEHAAEFLADVAVKTDASQSFIRYQPLGIILAVMPWNFPFWQVFRFAAPALMAGNVGVLKHASNVPQCALAIEDIIQRAGFPLGVFQTLLVGADKVPALIEDERVKAATLTGSEPAGASLAAHAGKQIKKTVLELGGSDPFIVLASADIETAATTATTARMLNNGQSCIAAKRFIVEDAIADKFEKLLIEHFQALKVGDPMHPDTHIGPLATPGILQDLDQQVQNCIESGAKVLVGGKPLSRPGNYYPPTILSEISAGSAAYNEEFFGPVALLFRVSDIDAAIQLANNTPFGLGASAWTSDAHQRDRLISELDAGAVFINDLVKSDPRMPFGGIKRSGYGRELGIQGIHEFVNVKTVWVR
- a CDS encoding response regulator, yielding MNQPLVLAVDDDEDSLYLVTEVVKGSNLSCMTATDGKTALSLAQLYQPNLILLDILLPDLNGVEVLYHLRRNPQTQDIPVIAVTALAKEEDCDRVMAAGCDGYLTKPYMLDDLEDLIFRYLCFTAATA
- a CDS encoding DUF2294 domain-containing protein is translated as MEENIPTNCIQLEAILAQQIQALYFNLLGHLPEKVVCNLSNQNLTVIVEHPTTPPERLLLENRKNDLAQEVGWNLYKAIEPQLKQLIEEVLDVSAVDMLGSSNIDSDRTSIIVVLAAKPV
- a CDS encoding response regulator translates to MDRLRASPLQVLFYAPLGECLAATATKISHTLLRLLLSMNMNLQSSSNSPQQDQLRQPLVLAVDDNEDNLQLLAQLLILIECSHITATDGQTAVIMAQNYQPNLILLDMMLPDLDGIEVVSRLKQNPETMEIPIVAVTAMAREEDQQRFLRAGCKEYIKKPYIIEELEATIRRCLG